A section of the Sphaerobacter thermophilus DSM 20745 genome encodes:
- a CDS encoding ABC transporter permease, giving the protein MFLAVREFRHARLRYILIGAIIALIAWLVFLLSGLATGLATDNGASLMNMEADHLVFQADVRFFLHLSILPEEAVEAVRAVPGVTAAAPLGHLTVTVTRGEEDEKIDATILAIDPNSFLAPRIVEGQTFAGQPAASVVVNDSFKRHGVRLGDQLIVSPSGTVLTVVGFTTGQTYNHLPVIFMDIPTWRELKFAAPGSAGSVVDPISAVAVQMDESTAARVEQDVPGVEVATRQVALENLPGYREEMGTITLILAFLFVIAAFVLAVFFYILTLQKTNQFGVLKALGATTSFLARDLIAQVILLTLLGVAAAAGLTYIVAAMIPPEIPFSLDSRLILTYAVVLVGVGLLGTLLSLRRIAKIDPLIAIGRVD; this is encoded by the coding sequence GTGTTTCTCGCCGTGCGAGAGTTCCGCCACGCCCGCCTGCGTTACATCCTGATCGGCGCGATTATCGCGCTGATCGCGTGGCTCGTCTTCCTCCTCTCCGGGTTGGCCACCGGCCTTGCGACCGACAACGGCGCCAGCCTGATGAACATGGAAGCCGACCACCTCGTCTTCCAGGCTGACGTGCGCTTCTTCCTCCACCTCTCGATCCTACCCGAAGAGGCGGTGGAGGCGGTGCGCGCTGTGCCAGGCGTCACCGCCGCCGCGCCTCTTGGCCACCTCACGGTCACCGTGACGCGCGGCGAGGAGGACGAGAAGATCGACGCCACCATCCTGGCAATCGATCCCAACAGCTTCCTCGCGCCGCGGATCGTCGAGGGCCAGACGTTCGCCGGCCAGCCGGCAGCGAGCGTCGTGGTGAACGACAGTTTCAAGCGCCATGGGGTGCGGCTGGGCGACCAGTTGATCGTCAGCCCGTCAGGCACGGTGCTGACCGTGGTTGGCTTCACCACCGGCCAGACGTACAACCACCTGCCGGTGATCTTCATGGACATCCCGACCTGGCGCGAACTCAAGTTTGCCGCGCCCGGCTCGGCCGGGTCGGTGGTCGATCCGATCAGCGCCGTGGCCGTGCAGATGGATGAGTCCACCGCTGCGCGAGTCGAGCAGGACGTGCCTGGCGTCGAGGTCGCCACCCGTCAGGTGGCGCTGGAGAACCTCCCCGGATACCGCGAGGAGATGGGCACCATCACCCTGATACTCGCCTTCCTCTTCGTGATCGCCGCCTTCGTGCTGGCTGTCTTCTTCTACATCCTGACCCTGCAGAAGACCAACCAGTTCGGCGTGCTCAAGGCACTCGGCGCCACCACCAGCTTCCTGGCCCGCGACCTGATCGCCCAGGTCATACTCTTGACTTTGCTCGGAGTGGCTGCCGCTGCCGGGTTGACCTACATCGTGGCGGCGATGATCCCGCCCGAGATCCCCTTCTCCCTGGACTCTCGGCTCATCCTGACCTACGCCGTGGTCCTGGTGGGAGTCGGCCTCCTCGGGACGCTCCTCTCGCTCCGTCGGATCGCCAAGATCGACCCGCTCATCGCCATCGGGAGAGTGGACTGA
- a CDS encoding PadR family transcriptional regulator: protein MDERELLLLGLLSFQSQHGYQINEFIERNLSRVTSMKKATAYAILDRLARDGYASVHTEQAGNRPPRKVYALTPRGEERFRALLRRSLADPGEATIPGDIGLMFLDQLPRQEVIEGLRKRLDRVETQIAELGQVPRHEHGIGVDLAVEHKLVLLRADRDWLRDVIARLEASPD, encoded by the coding sequence ATGGACGAGCGTGAACTGCTGCTATTGGGGCTACTCAGCTTCCAGAGCCAGCACGGCTACCAGATCAACGAGTTCATCGAGCGAAACCTGTCGCGCGTCACGTCGATGAAGAAGGCGACTGCCTACGCCATCCTGGATCGGCTGGCCCGCGACGGCTATGCGAGCGTCCACACCGAGCAGGCGGGGAACCGGCCGCCACGCAAGGTGTATGCGCTCACCCCACGGGGCGAGGAGCGCTTCCGGGCACTGCTGCGGCGTAGCCTGGCCGACCCCGGGGAAGCGACGATTCCAGGCGACATCGGCTTGATGTTCCTCGATCAACTGCCGCGGCAGGAGGTCATTGAGGGGCTCCGCAAGCGGCTGGATCGCGTGGAGACGCAGATCGCCGAACTGGGGCAGGTTCCCCGGCACGAGCATGGGATCGGCGTCGATCTCGCCGTCGAGCACAAGCTGGTGTTGCTGCGGGCCGACCGTGACTGGCTGCGCGACGTCATCGCGCGGCTGGAGGCGAGCCCGGACTAG
- a CDS encoding DUF4012 domain-containing protein — protein MHDVDDPTGRQAATPIFVALRPPTPTTTARRRRWPFVVSGVLLIILLLGGLAGLRARAALAAYRDVRAGVEALEALQATDLSSMREDDLLTIEGSLAQLRHDLNRLDTAVTPPVGAGLVERLPVIGPRYAAGKDLIRIVDNLTSAGITAAAIGRETLAAFHATGISRSPDETGPTWLDMLMSHQGDLEVIIAQVEEARRIRANIDEEALPASARARLPALDRAFDAIDPLRLVNDDLPVFAAALGAEEPARYLFLFQNTNELRLSGGFPGTVALVTFDRGQLASYEFHDVYELQRAYEAGRTEPVTPPLPVARHFGHEELPIQDATWVTDFAEGAAQMVEMYPATGWPAIKGVVAVTPDVVSDILALTGPVTVEVDGEPRRIDADNVHDEIERQRYVHGGDETAPSHKAVLALVGRVLIERLSTADRALLLDLIRTMRTAADERDLQVYAVNPRLQAIADEHRWSGRLLPQPGVPTLALNAASLVTTKASRAVHPRVTLTIEPPVNGQRVVTLAADFVHTGDPTADLYYAGYQRWWVEVTLPEGSSRLDSSHEPQPDPDAPNGGSYDLEILAGETTQFAMRFTMPDSPQLLIRRQPGIIPVELTVATPGCQAPFTTTLTADLTLVLTTLCR, from the coding sequence ATGCACGACGTGGACGACCCGACCGGCCGCCAGGCAGCGACTCCGATCTTCGTCGCCTTACGCCCACCCACTCCGACCACCACCGCCAGGCGTCGCCGCTGGCCTTTCGTCGTCAGCGGCGTGCTCCTCATCATCCTCCTCTTGGGCGGGCTGGCCGGCCTGCGGGCGCGCGCGGCGCTGGCCGCCTACCGGGACGTTCGCGCCGGCGTGGAAGCGTTAGAGGCGCTGCAGGCCACCGATCTGTCCAGCATGCGGGAGGACGACCTCCTCACGATTGAGGGCAGCCTGGCACAGCTCCGGCACGACCTCAACCGGTTGGACACGGCCGTCACCCCGCCCGTCGGCGCCGGGCTGGTCGAACGCCTCCCGGTGATCGGGCCACGCTACGCCGCTGGCAAGGACCTGATCCGTATCGTCGACAACCTGACCAGCGCGGGGATCACCGCCGCCGCTATCGGCCGGGAGACACTTGCCGCCTTCCATGCCACCGGGATCAGCCGTTCGCCAGACGAGACCGGCCCGACCTGGCTCGACATGCTGATGAGCCACCAGGGGGACCTGGAGGTCATCATCGCCCAGGTCGAGGAGGCGCGCCGCATCCGAGCCAACATCGACGAAGAGGCGCTACCGGCGTCGGCTCGCGCACGCCTGCCTGCACTCGACCGCGCGTTCGACGCGATCGACCCGCTGCGGCTCGTGAACGACGACCTGCCGGTGTTCGCGGCAGCGCTGGGGGCCGAGGAACCGGCACGCTACCTGTTCCTCTTCCAGAACACGAACGAGCTGCGATTGAGCGGCGGATTCCCGGGCACGGTCGCGCTGGTCACGTTCGACCGTGGCCAGCTCGCATCGTACGAGTTCCACGATGTCTACGAACTCCAGCGCGCGTATGAGGCCGGGCGGACCGAGCCGGTCACGCCGCCCTTGCCGGTCGCGCGCCACTTCGGCCATGAAGAACTGCCGATCCAGGATGCGACCTGGGTGACCGATTTCGCCGAAGGCGCAGCGCAGATGGTCGAGATGTACCCCGCCACCGGCTGGCCCGCGATCAAGGGCGTCGTGGCGGTCACCCCCGACGTCGTCAGCGACATCCTGGCACTCACGGGCCCGGTGACTGTGGAGGTCGACGGTGAGCCACGCCGGATCGACGCCGACAACGTTCATGACGAAATCGAGCGGCAGCGGTACGTGCACGGTGGTGATGAGACCGCCCCGTCGCACAAGGCGGTTCTGGCCCTCGTCGGCCGGGTGCTCATCGAGCGGCTATCCACGGCTGACCGCGCGCTTCTGCTCGACCTGATCCGGACGATGCGCACCGCCGCCGACGAGCGCGACCTCCAGGTCTACGCCGTCAACCCCCGGCTGCAAGCCATCGCGGACGAGCATCGCTGGAGCGGGCGGCTGCTCCCACAGCCGGGAGTGCCCACCCTGGCGCTGAATGCGGCCAGCCTCGTCACCACCAAGGCCAGCCGCGCCGTGCACCCGCGCGTGACCCTGACGATCGAGCCGCCCGTCAATGGGCAACGCGTCGTGACCCTCGCCGCCGACTTCGTCCACACCGGCGACCCGACGGCCGATCTCTACTACGCGGGATATCAGCGCTGGTGGGTCGAAGTGACGCTGCCCGAGGGGAGTTCCCGGCTCGACAGCAGTCATGAGCCGCAGCCGGACCCCGACGCCCCCAACGGCGGTAGCTACGATCTGGAAATCCTTGCCGGCGAGACCACCCAGTTCGCCATGCGCTTCACTATGCCCGACTCGCCCCAGCTCCTCATCCGTCGCCAGCCGGGGATCATCCCGGTCGAGCTCACCGTCGCAACGCCGGGTTGCCAGGCGCCGTTCACTACCACGCTCACCGCCGACCTGACACTCGTCCTCACCACTCTCTGCCGCTGA
- a CDS encoding NAD(P)/FAD-dependent oxidoreductase, giving the protein MKQADVVVVGGGPAGCAAALAAAGAGARVVLVDEQPELGGHLCWRVAPIHGLEADLDGLPGVRVAAALAERVAAAGVEVARGSVAWGLFEDNVVGVGEGENAYTLRAASVIVATGSTDRVLPFPGWTLPGVMTARAAQLFLHVHRVLPGRRVVVVGDGPEADEVANDIAVAGAEVVARVPGAAGLEAGGDREVEAVEVDGQVYAADTIVLALGRLPDPELALQARVETVFDEAAGAHVPRRDEHLTTSQPGLYVVGEAAGIVSVAEAMAEGRLAGLAAAGAPAGDIAAAREALEGLRTATPGDRALPVITTDVPVCLCRCEEVTLAAVRQAIAEGATTLDDVKRRTRAGMGICQGIYCLPAVAALLRDEAGVPAEEIVPMTARPPARAIPLSALTMLEE; this is encoded by the coding sequence ATGAAGCAGGCCGACGTCGTCGTGGTCGGTGGCGGGCCGGCGGGCTGTGCCGCAGCGCTCGCGGCGGCCGGAGCCGGCGCCCGGGTGGTGCTGGTCGACGAGCAGCCGGAACTCGGTGGGCACCTCTGTTGGCGAGTTGCCCCAATCCACGGGCTGGAAGCGGACCTCGACGGGCTGCCGGGGGTGCGCGTGGCCGCGGCGCTCGCCGAGCGGGTGGCTGCCGCCGGGGTCGAGGTCGCGCGCGGGTCCGTCGCCTGGGGGTTGTTCGAGGACAACGTCGTCGGCGTCGGCGAGGGGGAGAACGCGTATACCCTGCGCGCCGCGAGCGTCATCGTTGCCACCGGCTCAACCGACCGCGTGTTGCCCTTCCCGGGTTGGACGCTGCCCGGGGTGATGACCGCGCGGGCGGCGCAGCTTTTCCTCCACGTCCACCGTGTGCTGCCGGGCCGACGCGTCGTCGTCGTGGGCGACGGCCCGGAAGCGGATGAGGTGGCGAACGACATCGCCGTAGCGGGCGCGGAGGTCGTAGCCCGCGTGCCGGGCGCCGCCGGGCTCGAAGCGGGTGGCGACCGCGAGGTCGAGGCGGTGGAGGTCGACGGGCAGGTGTACGCGGCCGACACCATCGTGCTCGCCCTCGGCCGGCTTCCCGACCCGGAGCTGGCGCTTCAGGCGCGGGTCGAGACGGTCTTCGATGAGGCCGCGGGTGCGCATGTGCCGCGGCGCGACGAGCATCTGACCACGTCGCAGCCAGGGCTCTACGTCGTGGGCGAGGCGGCAGGGATCGTATCCGTCGCGGAGGCCATGGCGGAGGGACGACTCGCCGGGTTGGCGGCTGCCGGTGCACCCGCGGGCGATATCGCCGCGGCGCGGGAGGCCCTGGAAGGCCTCCGCACGGCCACGCCAGGGGACCGAGCGCTGCCGGTTATCACCACGGATGTCCCCGTCTGCCTGTGCCGCTGCGAGGAGGTCACGCTCGCGGCGGTGCGCCAGGCGATCGCCGAGGGCGCGACGACGCTGGACGACGTCAAGCGGCGCACGCGCGCGGGTATGGGCATCTGCCAGGGGATCTATTGCCTTCCCGCAGTTGCTGCGCTGCTGCGGGATGAGGCGGGGGTGCCGGCTGAGGAGATCGTCCCGATGACGGCTCGGCCGCCGGCCCGTGCCATCCCGTTGTCGGCCCTGACAATGCTGGAGGAATAG
- a CDS encoding ABC transporter ATP-binding protein — protein MTTLLLDNVTKIYGQGEYAVTALDGVSLSVSAGELVAVVGPSGSGKTTLLAIAGALLQPTRGRVVLKGQELTGLNAAALARIRLEHIGFVLQTSNLVPYLTARDQLLLVARLAGRIDAAARTRADDLLRELGLGHRLDHYPEALSGGERQRVAIARALMNDPDILLADEPTSSLDSVRGREVVEMLAREVKERNKAAVMVTHDERMLDLVDRVIRIADGRLSHANAASASRAAAE, from the coding sequence ATGACCACCTTGTTGCTGGACAACGTCACCAAGATCTACGGGCAAGGGGAGTACGCCGTCACCGCCCTGGATGGCGTCTCGCTCAGCGTCTCCGCCGGGGAGCTGGTGGCGGTCGTGGGGCCGTCCGGCTCGGGCAAGACGACGCTCCTGGCGATCGCCGGCGCGCTACTGCAACCGACACGAGGCCGGGTTGTGCTCAAAGGGCAGGAACTCACCGGCCTCAACGCAGCCGCGCTCGCCCGCATCCGGTTGGAGCACATCGGCTTCGTGCTCCAGACATCGAACCTCGTCCCCTACCTCACGGCACGCGATCAGTTGCTGCTGGTCGCGCGCCTGGCCGGGCGGATCGACGCGGCTGCGCGAACGCGCGCCGACGATCTCCTGCGGGAACTCGGGCTGGGTCACCGCCTCGATCACTACCCGGAAGCCCTCTCCGGCGGCGAACGCCAGCGGGTGGCAATCGCCCGCGCGCTGATGAACGACCCCGACATCCTGCTGGCCGACGAGCCGACTTCGAGTCTCGACTCCGTTCGCGGGCGCGAGGTCGTGGAGATGCTCGCCCGGGAGGTGAAGGAGCGGAACAAGGCCGCGGTGATGGTCACCCACGACGAGCGCATGCTCGACCTGGTGGACCGCGTCATCCGCATCGCCGACGGTCGGCTCTCCCACGCCAACGCGGCATCAGCGAGTCGCGCCGCGGCCGAGTGA
- a CDS encoding deoxyuridine 5'-triphosphate nucleotidohydrolase: MPHNLSAGVLSREQLLELLDGEPPLVTGLRDREAQVQPNGIDLTLDSVANFTGPGTLTVDNAGRRLADSTDLTFGPDGQLYLSPGAYLVRFTETVNLPADLMAYLRPRSTLLRSGVALHTAVWDAGYAGRGQSLLVVYNPHGFRVQHGARIGQLVFHRLAAATAEGYDGIYQGEATDRR, from the coding sequence ATGCCCCACAACCTCAGCGCCGGGGTCCTGAGCCGGGAACAACTGCTGGAACTACTCGACGGTGAGCCACCACTGGTCACGGGCCTGCGCGACCGTGAGGCGCAGGTCCAGCCGAACGGGATCGACCTGACGCTCGACTCGGTCGCCAATTTCACCGGACCGGGGACGCTGACCGTGGACAATGCCGGGCGGCGACTGGCCGACAGCACAGACCTGACCTTCGGCCCCGATGGCCAGCTCTACCTCTCACCCGGCGCCTACCTGGTGCGTTTCACCGAGACGGTCAATCTCCCGGCCGACCTCATGGCCTACCTCCGTCCCCGCTCCACCCTGCTGCGCTCGGGCGTGGCGCTGCACACCGCCGTGTGGGACGCCGGCTATGCCGGACGCGGCCAATCACTCCTGGTCGTCTACAACCCGCACGGCTTCCGGGTGCAGCACGGCGCCCGCATCGGCCAACTGGTGTTCCACCGACTGGCAGCGGCCACGGCCGAGGGGTACGACGGCATCTACCAGGGCGAAGCCACGGACCGGCGCTGA
- a CDS encoding nicotinate phosphoribosyltransferase: MVEGRWLHYATQEEIKAGRTTDVYFLRTVEILKAEGRNPHVRAEFVAKSLPGGMSWAVLAGLDEVVGLLDGIPVDVRAMPEGSIFYPYEPVMEISGPYLSFAVLETAILGLICQSSGVATKAARIRRLAGDKTVVSFGARRIHPAVSLAVERAAYIGGCDGVSVVEAAELLGQDPTGTTPHALILIMGDTVDAMLAYDRILPPEIPRIALIDTFQDEKFEAIRVAEALGDRLWGVRLDTPGSRRGNFLRILEEVRWELDLRGFQHVKLIVSGGLDEDEVVRLRHIVDAFGVGTSISGAKTIDFSMDIVEIEGEPIAKRGKMSGAKEVWRCPATGAGRVTRLGDPPPADLCPDGVQPERALKPLLREGTLVAPLPTPSEIRDHVINQLKTWPLE, from the coding sequence ATGGTAGAGGGACGCTGGCTCCACTACGCGACACAGGAGGAGATCAAGGCTGGGCGCACGACGGACGTCTATTTCCTGCGCACCGTCGAGATCTTGAAAGCCGAGGGGCGGAACCCACATGTCCGCGCCGAGTTCGTCGCCAAGTCGCTGCCCGGCGGCATGTCGTGGGCCGTCCTGGCCGGGCTCGACGAGGTGGTGGGGCTGCTCGACGGCATCCCAGTGGACGTGCGGGCCATGCCCGAGGGAAGCATCTTCTACCCCTACGAGCCGGTGATGGAGATTTCCGGCCCGTACCTCTCCTTCGCGGTGCTGGAGACGGCGATCCTGGGGCTGATCTGCCAGTCGTCCGGGGTAGCGACCAAGGCCGCCCGGATCCGGCGGCTCGCCGGTGACAAGACGGTCGTCAGCTTCGGCGCCCGGCGTATCCACCCCGCGGTGAGCCTGGCCGTGGAGCGCGCCGCCTACATCGGCGGCTGCGACGGTGTCAGCGTCGTCGAGGCGGCGGAACTGCTCGGCCAGGACCCGACCGGCACGACGCCCCACGCGCTTATCCTCATCATGGGCGACACGGTGGACGCTATGCTCGCCTACGACCGCATCCTGCCTCCGGAGATCCCGCGCATCGCGCTGATCGACACCTTCCAGGACGAGAAATTCGAGGCGATCCGCGTCGCCGAGGCGCTCGGCGATCGCCTCTGGGGTGTGCGGTTGGACACCCCGGGCTCGCGACGGGGCAACTTCCTGCGCATCCTGGAGGAGGTGCGCTGGGAGTTGGACCTGCGCGGCTTCCAGCATGTCAAGCTGATCGTCAGCGGCGGGCTGGACGAGGACGAGGTGGTGCGCCTGCGCCACATCGTCGATGCCTTCGGCGTCGGCACGAGCATCAGCGGCGCCAAGACGATCGACTTCAGCATGGACATCGTCGAGATCGAAGGCGAGCCGATCGCCAAGCGGGGCAAGATGAGCGGCGCGAAAGAGGTCTGGCGCTGCCCGGCCACTGGCGCGGGCCGCGTCACGCGCCTTGGCGACCCGCCTCCGGCCGATCTCTGTCCCGACGGCGTCCAGCCCGAGCGGGCGCTCAAGCCGCTGCTGCGCGAGGGCACGCTGGTCGCCCCACTGCCGACGCCGAGCGAGATCCGCGACCACGTCATCAACCAGCTCAAGACCTGGCCGCTGGAGTAA
- a CDS encoding type I phosphomannose isomerase catalytic subunit yields MDDIGYPLLLQPRYDEKLWGGRRLETVLGKTLPTDAPVGESLESGDSATVANGPLAGQTLGELAARYPAALLGQRGERASEPFHDFPLLVKFIDATDILSLQVHPDDDAAAPLGKRGKTEAWHIIHADPGATLITGLHAGVTAQQVREAIAQGTFEDLILREPVRSGDTLIVPAGTMHAIDAGILLYEIQENSDITYRLYDWGRVDSQGRPREVHVDDALRAMVPGRRAVKTVPLARDERRSVLAACRYFTLERWSVQGDLPVPDTGGASFWLLSTIAGECAVRAGGETVPLAAGQTVLLPACLSGATLTGEATVLAGWIADLAHDVVGPLLDAGHDPEQIGLLGGATGDLLGALALAQRERARPRGRS; encoded by the coding sequence ATGGACGACATCGGCTACCCGCTGCTGCTCCAGCCGCGGTACGACGAGAAACTCTGGGGCGGGCGTCGTCTGGAGACGGTGCTGGGCAAGACGCTGCCGACCGACGCGCCTGTCGGGGAGTCGCTGGAGAGCGGCGATAGCGCCACCGTGGCCAACGGGCCGTTGGCGGGGCAGACCCTGGGGGAACTCGCTGCCCGGTATCCGGCGGCGCTCCTCGGTCAGCGCGGTGAGCGTGCCAGCGAGCCGTTCCACGACTTCCCGCTGCTAGTCAAGTTCATCGATGCGACCGACATCCTGTCGCTGCAGGTGCACCCCGACGACGACGCGGCTGCGCCGCTGGGCAAGCGGGGCAAGACCGAGGCATGGCACATCATCCACGCCGACCCGGGCGCGACGCTCATCACGGGCCTCCACGCCGGGGTGACCGCGCAGCAAGTGCGGGAGGCCATTGCACAGGGGACCTTCGAGGACCTGATCCTGCGCGAGCCGGTGCGGTCGGGCGACACCCTGATCGTCCCGGCGGGCACGATGCACGCGATCGACGCCGGCATCCTGCTTTATGAGATCCAGGAGAACAGCGATATCACCTACCGGCTCTATGACTGGGGCCGGGTGGATAGCCAGGGCCGCCCGCGTGAGGTGCATGTCGACGATGCCCTGCGGGCGATGGTCCCCGGGCGTCGCGCGGTGAAGACCGTTCCGCTGGCCCGCGACGAACGGCGGTCGGTGCTGGCCGCCTGCCGCTACTTCACGCTGGAGCGCTGGTCAGTGCAGGGGGACTTGCCGGTCCCGGACACCGGGGGTGCCTCCTTCTGGCTGCTGAGCACCATCGCGGGCGAGTGCGCGGTGCGTGCGGGCGGGGAGACGGTGCCGCTGGCCGCCGGGCAGACGGTGCTCCTCCCCGCGTGCCTGAGCGGCGCGACGCTGACGGGTGAGGCGACCGTCCTCGCCGGTTGGATCGCGGACCTGGCGCATGACGTGGTTGGGCCGCTGCTCGACGCTGGACACGACCCGGAGCAGATCGGCCTCCTCGGCGGTGCGACGGGGGACCTGCTCGGCGCGCTGGCGCTGGCCCAGCGAGAGCGGGCCCGGCCGCGTGGGCGGTCATGA
- a CDS encoding polysaccharide biosynthesis tyrosine autokinase: MRDLTFIEILGLIRRWWWVFIVCPLLAAAAAYGVSRALTPIYRAEATLFIDQRETTGSLNVGDIQAAQELAATYSRLVTARPVLEQTINRLSLDTTPEDLVENISVTRIGSTQLVEIAVEDPDPRQAAQIANTLAQVFIEETHAQEDAATWSGRDELRRQIEEVQQRIEDTSSRIAELQQSGASGTAVQTELRTLQTQLSQDQALYASLLEAQQRMELAAAQSATQIRVVEQAVPPTKFVKPRILVNTALAGALGIVLAAGLVLVAGYLDDTVKTSEDVQRLTGRGALGLIPELRSPESIEAIAHPDSVGSEAYRTARTNLQFVAVGQSLRSFVVTSPRPGDGKTTTAVNLAAVLAQGGQRVILVDADLRRPQVHRYFAGLNTRSGLSNLLLSEWDVKLTPTLRQTTIAGLTVLPAGPLPPNPLDLLSSPRMREVLDWLAEQADVVIFDAPPLAVSDALVLSRLTNGVILVSETGRVRTAEIADAVQQIQQSGSTLLGIILNRFPLEKSGGYYTYYRSQEDDAGGARRGESPSVIPHWADGAGDRVVIRRSLRPTISKPADSET; this comes from the coding sequence ATGCGCGACTTGACATTTATCGAGATCCTCGGACTCATCCGGCGCTGGTGGTGGGTGTTCATCGTCTGCCCACTTCTCGCCGCCGCTGCCGCATATGGCGTCAGCCGCGCGCTGACCCCGATCTATCGCGCTGAGGCGACCCTGTTCATCGATCAGCGCGAGACGACCGGCAGCCTCAACGTGGGCGACATCCAGGCCGCGCAGGAGCTCGCGGCCACCTACAGTCGCCTCGTCACGGCCCGCCCCGTTTTGGAGCAGACCATCAACCGTCTCTCGCTCGACACCACGCCGGAAGATCTGGTTGAGAACATCAGCGTCACCCGCATCGGGAGCACCCAACTCGTCGAGATTGCCGTCGAAGATCCCGATCCGAGGCAGGCCGCCCAGATCGCCAATACCCTGGCTCAGGTCTTCATCGAGGAGACGCACGCGCAGGAGGATGCCGCGACCTGGAGCGGCCGGGATGAGCTGCGGCGCCAGATTGAGGAGGTGCAGCAGCGCATCGAGGACACCAGCTCTCGGATCGCGGAGCTGCAGCAGTCTGGTGCCAGCGGCACCGCCGTCCAGACCGAGCTGCGGACGCTGCAGACGCAACTGAGCCAGGACCAGGCGCTCTACGCGAGCCTGCTGGAAGCCCAGCAGCGGATGGAGCTTGCCGCTGCGCAGAGCGCGACCCAGATCCGGGTCGTCGAGCAGGCCGTGCCGCCGACGAAGTTCGTCAAGCCGCGTATCCTCGTGAACACCGCCCTGGCGGGCGCGCTCGGGATCGTGCTCGCGGCCGGGCTCGTGCTGGTGGCGGGCTACCTCGACGACACGGTCAAGACCAGCGAGGACGTGCAGCGGCTCACCGGGCGCGGTGCGTTGGGGCTCATCCCCGAGCTCCGCTCGCCCGAGAGCATCGAAGCCATCGCCCACCCGGACTCGGTCGGGAGCGAAGCCTACCGCACCGCGCGAACCAACCTCCAGTTCGTTGCCGTGGGCCAGAGCCTGCGCTCGTTCGTGGTGACGAGCCCACGCCCCGGCGACGGCAAGACGACCACGGCGGTGAACCTGGCGGCAGTCCTGGCCCAGGGCGGCCAGCGGGTCATCCTCGTGGATGCCGACCTGCGCCGGCCGCAAGTCCACCGTTACTTTGCGGGGCTCAACACGCGCAGCGGTTTGTCCAACCTCTTGTTGAGCGAGTGGGACGTCAAGCTCACTCCAACGCTGCGGCAGACAACCATCGCCGGCCTCACCGTCCTTCCGGCCGGCCCTCTGCCGCCGAACCCGCTGGACCTCCTCAGTTCGCCCCGGATGCGCGAGGTATTGGACTGGCTGGCCGAGCAGGCCGATGTCGTCATCTTCGACGCACCACCGTTGGCGGTGTCTGACGCGCTCGTGCTGAGCCGGTTGACTAACGGCGTCATCCTCGTCTCCGAAACCGGGCGGGTCCGCACGGCCGAGATCGCCGACGCCGTGCAGCAGATCCAGCAGTCGGGCTCGACGCTGCTCGGGATCATCCTGAACCGCTTCCCGCTGGAGAAATCCGGCGGCTACTACACGTACTATCGCAGCCAGGAGGACGACGCGGGAGGCGCCCGCCGTGGGGAATCCCCCTCGGTCATCCCGCACTGGGCGGACGGTGCCGGCGACCGTGTGGTCATCCGGCGGTCGCTCCGGCCCACGATCTCCAAGCCGGCCGACTCCGAGACCTAG
- a CDS encoding (2Fe-2S)-binding protein: protein MPADEGAVESVPGDLRVRQHPVLGDLPPAAEVTIFVDDRPIPARAGEPIAAALLAAGIRVCRTMPNRGRPRGPFCGVGRCTDCLMTVDGEPSVRTCVTPVRDGQRIVTQRGLGAWEEGTA from the coding sequence ATGCCAGCCGATGAGGGAGCCGTCGAGTCGGTCCCGGGAGACCTCCGGGTGCGACAGCACCCGGTGCTGGGGGACCTGCCGCCTGCGGCGGAGGTCACCATCTTCGTGGACGATCGCCCGATTCCAGCACGGGCGGGTGAGCCCATTGCGGCGGCGTTGCTGGCGGCCGGGATCCGGGTCTGCCGCACGATGCCGAACCGGGGCAGGCCGCGTGGGCCGTTCTGTGGCGTCGGCCGCTGCACCGACTGCCTCATGACCGTGGATGGCGAGCCGAGCGTGCGCACCTGCGTCACGCCAGTGCGGGACGGCCAGCGGATCGTGACGCAGCGGGGACTTGGTGCCTGGGAGGAGGGCACGGCATGA